In one window of Anser cygnoides isolate HZ-2024a breed goose chromosome 3, Taihu_goose_T2T_genome, whole genome shotgun sequence DNA:
- the TMEM63B gene encoding CSC1-like protein 2 isoform X1, with amino-acid sequence MLPYVIATLGSAGGTCKAASCSNSTKDYCYSARIRSTVLQGLPFGGVPTVLALDFMCFLALLFVFSILRKVAWDYGRLALVTDADRRRRWQTEREEREYVASALHSDNHDRYERLTSVSSSVDFDQRDNGFCSWLTAIFRIKDDEIRDKCGGDAVHYLSFQRHIIGLLVAVGVLSVGIVLPVNFSGDLLENNAYSFGRTTIANLNSGNNLLWLHTSFAFLYLLLTVYSMRRHTSKMRYKEDDLVKRTLFINGISKYAEPEKIKKHFEEAYANCTVLEARPCYDVARLMFLDAERKKAERGRIYFTNLQGKENTPSMINPKPCGHLCCCVIRGCEEVEAIEYYTKLEEKLKDDYKREKEKVNEKPLGMAFVTFHNETITAIILKDFNACKCQGCACRGEPKASSCSESLHVSNWTVSYAPDPQNIYWEHLSIRGFIWWIRCLVINVVLFILLFFLTTPAIIITTMDKFNVTKPVEYLNNPIITQFFPTLLLWCFSALLPTIVYYSAFFEAHWTRSGENRTTMHKCYTFLIFMVLLLPSLGLSSLDVFFRWLFDKKFLAEATVRFECVFLPDNGAFFVNYVIASAFIGNAMDLLRIPGLLMYMIRLCLARSAAERRNVKRHQAYEFQFGAAYAWMMCVFTVVMTYSITCPIIVPFGLMYMLLKHLVDRYNLYYAYLPAKLDKKIHSGAVNQVVAAPILCLFWLLFFSTVRTGFLAPTSMFTFVVLVITIVICLCHVCFGHFKYLSAHNYKIEHTEVDTIESRQNGRPATNLPAPKSTKYIAQVLQDSSPEGEATESEEQGSQDEELITADGMNDTDFQSCEDSLIENEIRQ; translated from the exons ATGCTTCCCTACGTGATAGCCACCCTGGGCTCAGCAGGGGGCACCTGCAAAGCCGCCTCCTGCAGCAACAGCACCAAGGATTACTGCTACAGCGCCCGCATCCGCAGCAccgtgctgcaggggctgcccttCGGCGGCGTGCCCACCGTCCTAGCCCTCGACTTTATGTGCTTTCTC GCACTGCTGTTTGTCTTCTCAATTTTGCGTAAAGTTGCTTGGGACTACGGACGCCTGGCCCTGGTGACCGATGCCGACAG GCGCCGACGCTGGCAGACGGAGCGAGAGGAGCGGGAATA CGTAGCCTCCGCTCTGCACTCCGACAACCACGACCGCTACGAGCGCCTCACCTCCGTCTCCAGCTCCGTGGACTTTGACCAGAGGGACAAC GGCTTCTGTTCCTGGCTGACGGCCATCTTCAGGATAAA GGATGACGAGATTCGGGACAAGTGTGGGGGCGACGCAGTGCACTACCTGTCCTTCCAGAGGCACATCATTGGGCTGCTGGTGGCCGTGGGCGTGCTCTCCGTGGGCATCGTGTTACCCGTCAACTTCTCAGGGGACCTGCTAG AAAACAACGCTTACAGCTTTGGGAGGACGACGATCGCTAACCTGAACTCCGG GAATAACCTGCTGTGGCTGCACACGTCCTTCGCCTTCCTGTACCTGCTGCTGACGGTGTACAGCATGCGCCGGCACACCTCCAAGATGCGCTACAAGGAGGACGACTTg GTGAAGCGAACTCTCTTCATCAATGGGATTTCAAAATATGCCGAGCCAGAAAAGATCAAGAAGCATTTTGA GGAGGCCTATGCCAACTGCACCGTGCTGGAGGCGCGTCCCTGCTATGATGTGGCCCGGCTGATGTTCCTTGATGCGGAGAG aaagaaagcTGAGCGCGGGCGAATCTATTTCACCAACCTGCAGGGCAAGGAGAACACCCCATCTATGATCAACCCTAAGCCCTGCGGCCACCTGTGCTGCTGTGTCATCAGGGGCTGTGAGGAG gTGGAGGCAATCGAGTACTACACTAAGCTGGAGGAGAAACTCAAAGATGACTACAAGCgggagaaggagaaggtgaaCGAGAAGCCTCTAGGGATGGCCTTCGTCACCTTCCACAACGAGACCATCACAGCCAT aatCCTCAAAGACTTCAACGCTTGCAAGTGCCAGGGCTGTGCGTGCCGCGGGGAGCCCAAGGCCTCTTCCTGCAGCGAGTCCCTTCACGTTTCCAACTGGACTGTCAGCTATGCCCCTGACCCACAGAACATCTACTG GGAACACCTCTCCATCCGGGGCTTCATCTGGTGGATCCGCTGCCTGGTGATCAATGTGgtcctcttcatcctcctcttcttcctcaccaCCCCTGCAATTATCATCACCACGATGGACAAGTTCAACGTCACCAAGCCTGTGGAGTACCTCAAC AACCCCATCATCACTCAGTTCTTCCCCAcgctgctgctgtggtgcttctctgccctgctgcccaccatTGTGTATTACTCTGCCTTCTTCGAAGCTCACTGGACCAG GTCTGGAGAGAACAGGACCACCATGCACAAGTGTTACACCTTCCTCATCTTCATGGTCTTGCTGCTGCCCTCGCTGGGCCTGAGCAG CTTGGATGTGTTTTTCCGCTGGCTGTTTGACAAAAAATTCCTTGCTGAAGCCACAGTGCGATTTGA GTGCGTGTTCCTGCCCGACAACGGGGCCTTCTTCGTCAACTACGTCATCGCCTCCGCCTTCATCGGGAACGCCATGGACCTGCTGCGCATCCCCGGCCTGCTGATGTACATGATTCGCCTCTGCCTGGCCCGCTCGGCTGCCGAGCGGAGGAACGTCAAGCGA CACCAGGCCTACGAGTTCCAGTTTGGGGCTGCTTACGCCTGGATGATGTGCGTCTTCACTGTGGTCATGACCTATAGTATCACCTGCCCCATCATCGTCCCCTTTG GGCTCATGTACATGCTGCTCAAGCACCTGGTGGACCGGTACAACCTGTATTACGCCTACCTGCCTGCCAAGCTGGACAAGAAGATCCATTCAGGGGCTGTGAACCAAGTGGTGGCAGCCCCCATCCTCTGCCTCTTCTggctcctcttcttctccaccGTGCGCACAG GGTTCCTGGCTCCCACTTCCATGTTCACCTTTGTGGTCCTCGTGATCACCATTGTGATCTGCCTGTGTCACGTCTGCTTCGGGCACTTCAAATACCTCAGCGCTCACAATTACAAG ATTGAACACACAGAGGTGGACACCATAGAAAGCAGGCAGAACGGGAGACCTGCCACTAATCTGCCGGCTCCCAAATCCACT AAGTACATCGCCCAAGTGCTGCAGGACTCCTCCCCGGAGGGTGAAGCGACCGAGTCGGAGGAGCAGGGGTCGCAGGACGAGGAGCTCATCACCGCCGACGGCATGAACGACACGGATTTCCAGTCTTGTGAGGACAGCCTGATAGAGAATGAGATCCGCCAGTAG
- the TMEM63B gene encoding CSC1-like protein 2 isoform X3, with the protein MLPYVIATLGSAGGTCKAASCSNSTKDYCYSARIRSTVLQGLPFGGVPTVLALDFMCFLALLFVFSILRKVAWDYGRLALVTDADRRRRWQTEREEREYVASALHSDNHDRYERLTSVSSSVDFDQRDNGFCSWLTAIFRIKDDEIRDKCGGDAVHYLSFQRHIIGLLVAVGVLSVGIVLPVNFSGDLLENNAYSFGRTTIANLNSGNNLLWLHTSFAFLYLLLTVYSMRRHTSKMRYKEDDLVKRTLFINGISKYAEPEKIKKHFEEAYANCTVLEARPCYDVARLMFLDAERKKAERGRIYFTNLQGKENTPSMINPKPCGHLCCCVIRGCEEVEAIEYYTKLEEKLKDDYKREKEKVNEKPLGMAFVTFHNETITAIILKDFNACKCQGCACRGEPKASSCSESLHVSNWTVSYAPDPQNIYWEHLSIRGFIWWIRCLVINVVLFILLFFLTTPAIIITTMDKFNVTKPVEYLNNPIITQFFPTLLLWCFSALLPTIVYYSAFFEAHWTRSGENRTTMHKCYTFLIFMVLLLPSLGLSSLDVFFRWLFDKKFLAEATVRFECVFLPDNGAFFVNYVIASAFIGNAMDLLRIPGLLMYMIRLCLARSAAERRNVKRHQAYEFQFGAAYAWMMCVFTVVMTYSITCPIIVPFGLMYMLLKHLVDRYNLYYAYLPAKLDKKIHSGAVNQVVAAPILCLFWLLFFSTVRTGFLAPTSMFTFVVLVITIVICLCHVCFGHFKYLSAHNYKIEHTEVDTIESRQNGRPATNLPAPKSTQKYIAQVLQDSSPEGEATESEEQGSQDEELITADGMNDTDFQSCEDSLIENEIRQ; encoded by the exons ATGCTTCCCTACGTGATAGCCACCCTGGGCTCAGCAGGGGGCACCTGCAAAGCCGCCTCCTGCAGCAACAGCACCAAGGATTACTGCTACAGCGCCCGCATCCGCAGCAccgtgctgcaggggctgcccttCGGCGGCGTGCCCACCGTCCTAGCCCTCGACTTTATGTGCTTTCTC GCACTGCTGTTTGTCTTCTCAATTTTGCGTAAAGTTGCTTGGGACTACGGACGCCTGGCCCTGGTGACCGATGCCGACAG GCGCCGACGCTGGCAGACGGAGCGAGAGGAGCGGGAATA CGTAGCCTCCGCTCTGCACTCCGACAACCACGACCGCTACGAGCGCCTCACCTCCGTCTCCAGCTCCGTGGACTTTGACCAGAGGGACAAC GGCTTCTGTTCCTGGCTGACGGCCATCTTCAGGATAAA GGATGACGAGATTCGGGACAAGTGTGGGGGCGACGCAGTGCACTACCTGTCCTTCCAGAGGCACATCATTGGGCTGCTGGTGGCCGTGGGCGTGCTCTCCGTGGGCATCGTGTTACCCGTCAACTTCTCAGGGGACCTGCTAG AAAACAACGCTTACAGCTTTGGGAGGACGACGATCGCTAACCTGAACTCCGG GAATAACCTGCTGTGGCTGCACACGTCCTTCGCCTTCCTGTACCTGCTGCTGACGGTGTACAGCATGCGCCGGCACACCTCCAAGATGCGCTACAAGGAGGACGACTTg GTGAAGCGAACTCTCTTCATCAATGGGATTTCAAAATATGCCGAGCCAGAAAAGATCAAGAAGCATTTTGA GGAGGCCTATGCCAACTGCACCGTGCTGGAGGCGCGTCCCTGCTATGATGTGGCCCGGCTGATGTTCCTTGATGCGGAGAG aaagaaagcTGAGCGCGGGCGAATCTATTTCACCAACCTGCAGGGCAAGGAGAACACCCCATCTATGATCAACCCTAAGCCCTGCGGCCACCTGTGCTGCTGTGTCATCAGGGGCTGTGAGGAG gTGGAGGCAATCGAGTACTACACTAAGCTGGAGGAGAAACTCAAAGATGACTACAAGCgggagaaggagaaggtgaaCGAGAAGCCTCTAGGGATGGCCTTCGTCACCTTCCACAACGAGACCATCACAGCCAT aatCCTCAAAGACTTCAACGCTTGCAAGTGCCAGGGCTGTGCGTGCCGCGGGGAGCCCAAGGCCTCTTCCTGCAGCGAGTCCCTTCACGTTTCCAACTGGACTGTCAGCTATGCCCCTGACCCACAGAACATCTACTG GGAACACCTCTCCATCCGGGGCTTCATCTGGTGGATCCGCTGCCTGGTGATCAATGTGgtcctcttcatcctcctcttcttcctcaccaCCCCTGCAATTATCATCACCACGATGGACAAGTTCAACGTCACCAAGCCTGTGGAGTACCTCAAC AACCCCATCATCACTCAGTTCTTCCCCAcgctgctgctgtggtgcttctctgccctgctgcccaccatTGTGTATTACTCTGCCTTCTTCGAAGCTCACTGGACCAG GTCTGGAGAGAACAGGACCACCATGCACAAGTGTTACACCTTCCTCATCTTCATGGTCTTGCTGCTGCCCTCGCTGGGCCTGAGCAG CTTGGATGTGTTTTTCCGCTGGCTGTTTGACAAAAAATTCCTTGCTGAAGCCACAGTGCGATTTGA GTGCGTGTTCCTGCCCGACAACGGGGCCTTCTTCGTCAACTACGTCATCGCCTCCGCCTTCATCGGGAACGCCATGGACCTGCTGCGCATCCCCGGCCTGCTGATGTACATGATTCGCCTCTGCCTGGCCCGCTCGGCTGCCGAGCGGAGGAACGTCAAGCGA CACCAGGCCTACGAGTTCCAGTTTGGGGCTGCTTACGCCTGGATGATGTGCGTCTTCACTGTGGTCATGACCTATAGTATCACCTGCCCCATCATCGTCCCCTTTG GGCTCATGTACATGCTGCTCAAGCACCTGGTGGACCGGTACAACCTGTATTACGCCTACCTGCCTGCCAAGCTGGACAAGAAGATCCATTCAGGGGCTGTGAACCAAGTGGTGGCAGCCCCCATCCTCTGCCTCTTCTggctcctcttcttctccaccGTGCGCACAG GGTTCCTGGCTCCCACTTCCATGTTCACCTTTGTGGTCCTCGTGATCACCATTGTGATCTGCCTGTGTCACGTCTGCTTCGGGCACTTCAAATACCTCAGCGCTCACAATTACAAG ATTGAACACACAGAGGTGGACACCATAGAAAGCAGGCAGAACGGGAGACCTGCCACTAATCTGCCGGCTCCCAAATCCACT CAGAAGTACATCGCCCAAGTGCTGCAGGACTCCTCCCCGGAGGGTGAAGCGACCGAGTCGGAGGAGCAGGGGTCGCAGGACGAGGAGCTCATCACCGCCGACGGCATGAACGACACGGATTTCCAGTCTTGTGAGGACAGCCTGATAGAGAATGAGATCCGCCAGTAG
- the TMEM63B gene encoding CSC1-like protein 2 isoform X2 — MLPYVIATLGSAGGTCKAASCSNSTKDYCYSARIRSTVLQGLPFGGVPTVLALDFMCFLALLFVFSILRKVAWDYGRLALVTDADSVASALHSDNHDRYERLTSVSSSVDFDQRDNGFCSWLTAIFRIKDDEIRDKCGGDAVHYLSFQRHIIGLLVAVGVLSVGIVLPVNFSGDLLENNAYSFGRTTIANLNSGNNLLWLHTSFAFLYLLLTVYSMRRHTSKMRYKEDDLVKRTLFINGISKYAEPEKIKKHFEEAYANCTVLEARPCYDVARLMFLDAERKKAERGRIYFTNLQGKENTPSMINPKPCGHLCCCVIRGCEEVEAIEYYTKLEEKLKDDYKREKEKVNEKPLGMAFVTFHNETITAIILKDFNACKCQGCACRGEPKASSCSESLHVSNWTVSYAPDPQNIYWEHLSIRGFIWWIRCLVINVVLFILLFFLTTPAIIITTMDKFNVTKPVEYLNNPIITQFFPTLLLWCFSALLPTIVYYSAFFEAHWTRSGENRTTMHKCYTFLIFMVLLLPSLGLSSLDVFFRWLFDKKFLAEATVRFECVFLPDNGAFFVNYVIASAFIGNAMDLLRIPGLLMYMIRLCLARSAAERRNVKRHQAYEFQFGAAYAWMMCVFTVVMTYSITCPIIVPFGLMYMLLKHLVDRYNLYYAYLPAKLDKKIHSGAVNQVVAAPILCLFWLLFFSTVRTGFLAPTSMFTFVVLVITIVICLCHVCFGHFKYLSAHNYKIEHTEVDTIESRQNGRPATNLPAPKSTQKYIAQVLQDSSPEGEATESEEQGSQDEELITADGMNDTDFQSCEDSLIENEIRQ, encoded by the exons ATGCTTCCCTACGTGATAGCCACCCTGGGCTCAGCAGGGGGCACCTGCAAAGCCGCCTCCTGCAGCAACAGCACCAAGGATTACTGCTACAGCGCCCGCATCCGCAGCAccgtgctgcaggggctgcccttCGGCGGCGTGCCCACCGTCCTAGCCCTCGACTTTATGTGCTTTCTC GCACTGCTGTTTGTCTTCTCAATTTTGCGTAAAGTTGCTTGGGACTACGGACGCCTGGCCCTGGTGACCGATGCCGACAG CGTAGCCTCCGCTCTGCACTCCGACAACCACGACCGCTACGAGCGCCTCACCTCCGTCTCCAGCTCCGTGGACTTTGACCAGAGGGACAAC GGCTTCTGTTCCTGGCTGACGGCCATCTTCAGGATAAA GGATGACGAGATTCGGGACAAGTGTGGGGGCGACGCAGTGCACTACCTGTCCTTCCAGAGGCACATCATTGGGCTGCTGGTGGCCGTGGGCGTGCTCTCCGTGGGCATCGTGTTACCCGTCAACTTCTCAGGGGACCTGCTAG AAAACAACGCTTACAGCTTTGGGAGGACGACGATCGCTAACCTGAACTCCGG GAATAACCTGCTGTGGCTGCACACGTCCTTCGCCTTCCTGTACCTGCTGCTGACGGTGTACAGCATGCGCCGGCACACCTCCAAGATGCGCTACAAGGAGGACGACTTg GTGAAGCGAACTCTCTTCATCAATGGGATTTCAAAATATGCCGAGCCAGAAAAGATCAAGAAGCATTTTGA GGAGGCCTATGCCAACTGCACCGTGCTGGAGGCGCGTCCCTGCTATGATGTGGCCCGGCTGATGTTCCTTGATGCGGAGAG aaagaaagcTGAGCGCGGGCGAATCTATTTCACCAACCTGCAGGGCAAGGAGAACACCCCATCTATGATCAACCCTAAGCCCTGCGGCCACCTGTGCTGCTGTGTCATCAGGGGCTGTGAGGAG gTGGAGGCAATCGAGTACTACACTAAGCTGGAGGAGAAACTCAAAGATGACTACAAGCgggagaaggagaaggtgaaCGAGAAGCCTCTAGGGATGGCCTTCGTCACCTTCCACAACGAGACCATCACAGCCAT aatCCTCAAAGACTTCAACGCTTGCAAGTGCCAGGGCTGTGCGTGCCGCGGGGAGCCCAAGGCCTCTTCCTGCAGCGAGTCCCTTCACGTTTCCAACTGGACTGTCAGCTATGCCCCTGACCCACAGAACATCTACTG GGAACACCTCTCCATCCGGGGCTTCATCTGGTGGATCCGCTGCCTGGTGATCAATGTGgtcctcttcatcctcctcttcttcctcaccaCCCCTGCAATTATCATCACCACGATGGACAAGTTCAACGTCACCAAGCCTGTGGAGTACCTCAAC AACCCCATCATCACTCAGTTCTTCCCCAcgctgctgctgtggtgcttctctgccctgctgcccaccatTGTGTATTACTCTGCCTTCTTCGAAGCTCACTGGACCAG GTCTGGAGAGAACAGGACCACCATGCACAAGTGTTACACCTTCCTCATCTTCATGGTCTTGCTGCTGCCCTCGCTGGGCCTGAGCAG CTTGGATGTGTTTTTCCGCTGGCTGTTTGACAAAAAATTCCTTGCTGAAGCCACAGTGCGATTTGA GTGCGTGTTCCTGCCCGACAACGGGGCCTTCTTCGTCAACTACGTCATCGCCTCCGCCTTCATCGGGAACGCCATGGACCTGCTGCGCATCCCCGGCCTGCTGATGTACATGATTCGCCTCTGCCTGGCCCGCTCGGCTGCCGAGCGGAGGAACGTCAAGCGA CACCAGGCCTACGAGTTCCAGTTTGGGGCTGCTTACGCCTGGATGATGTGCGTCTTCACTGTGGTCATGACCTATAGTATCACCTGCCCCATCATCGTCCCCTTTG GGCTCATGTACATGCTGCTCAAGCACCTGGTGGACCGGTACAACCTGTATTACGCCTACCTGCCTGCCAAGCTGGACAAGAAGATCCATTCAGGGGCTGTGAACCAAGTGGTGGCAGCCCCCATCCTCTGCCTCTTCTggctcctcttcttctccaccGTGCGCACAG GGTTCCTGGCTCCCACTTCCATGTTCACCTTTGTGGTCCTCGTGATCACCATTGTGATCTGCCTGTGTCACGTCTGCTTCGGGCACTTCAAATACCTCAGCGCTCACAATTACAAG ATTGAACACACAGAGGTGGACACCATAGAAAGCAGGCAGAACGGGAGACCTGCCACTAATCTGCCGGCTCCCAAATCCACT CAGAAGTACATCGCCCAAGTGCTGCAGGACTCCTCCCCGGAGGGTGAAGCGACCGAGTCGGAGGAGCAGGGGTCGCAGGACGAGGAGCTCATCACCGCCGACGGCATGAACGACACGGATTTCCAGTCTTGTGAGGACAGCCTGATAGAGAATGAGATCCGCCAGTAG